Proteins found in one Candidatus Krumholzibacteriia bacterium genomic segment:
- a CDS encoding MerR family transcriptional regulator, with product MTIQNKLYYSISEVAEMTGVKPHVLRYWESEFSDLRPKKNRAGNRSYRDKDIRMVVAIRDLLYQQGYTIQGARLQLRDRVRREEPAAPPSAKLDGDRNGETLRFLKSELAALRKRLD from the coding sequence ATGACCATTCAGAACAAGCTGTACTACTCGATCAGCGAGGTGGCGGAGATGACCGGGGTGAAACCCCACGTGCTCCGCTACTGGGAGTCGGAGTTCTCCGACTTGCGCCCCAAGAAGAACCGGGCCGGCAACCGCAGCTACCGCGACAAGGACATCCGCATGGTGGTGGCCATCCGCGATCTTCTCTACCAGCAGGGCTACACCATCCAAGGGGCGCGCCTGCAATTGCGGGATCGGGTGCGGCGCGAGGAACCGGCGGCGCCGCCGAGCGCCAAGCTGGACGGCGACAGGAATGGCGAGACCTTGCGCTTCCTGAAGAGCGAGCTCGCCGCGCTGCGCAAGCGCCTGGACTGA
- a CDS encoding alpha/beta fold hydrolase yields MTKLTRTLPLLSALLCGLALSARAQAPSPPESERIELTCSDGVKVYAFWYAQGKSAQGPVALLLHDPGATHAHWRPLLEPLRAAGFRILAPDLRGHGDSKDPNPEVYASMVRRESQPYFDMSHDVESALQWLTDVQGVAPERIALVGGEYSADLALQAMARRRTLGAVVAMSPSERYFGFPLLETTKKIGNKPLFVLVPKQILGDGAAKMQELNKNNPSFKLEIYPVYEHHGVHMLGLSWRVEDKIVRWLQQVFSLEP; encoded by the coding sequence GTGACGAAGCTGACTCGGACGCTGCCGCTCCTTTCCGCCCTCCTTTGCGGCCTCGCCCTCTCCGCGCGTGCCCAGGCGCCTTCGCCACCGGAGTCGGAGCGTATCGAGCTCACTTGTAGCGACGGGGTGAAGGTGTACGCCTTCTGGTATGCCCAGGGGAAGTCGGCCCAGGGTCCGGTGGCGCTCCTCCTGCACGATCCCGGGGCCACACACGCCCACTGGCGGCCGCTCTTGGAGCCGCTCCGCGCCGCCGGCTTCCGCATCCTCGCCCCGGATCTCCGCGGCCATGGCGATTCGAAGGACCCGAACCCGGAGGTTTACGCCAGCATGGTGCGGCGCGAGTCGCAGCCCTACTTCGACATGAGCCACGACGTAGAGAGCGCGTTGCAGTGGCTCACGGACGTGCAAGGTGTAGCGCCGGAGCGTATCGCTCTCGTGGGCGGAGAGTATTCCGCCGACCTGGCGCTGCAGGCGATGGCGCGCCGCCGCACTCTCGGTGCCGTGGTCGCCATGAGCCCGTCGGAGCGCTACTTCGGCTTCCCGCTGCTCGAGACCACCAAGAAGATCGGCAACAAACCCCTTTTCGTCCTCGTGCCCAAGCAAATCCTCGGCGACGGCGCCGCCAAGATGCAGGAGCTGAACAAGAACAATCCGAGCTTCAAGCTGGAGATCTATCCGGTTTACGAGCACCACGGCGTGCACATGCTCGGCCTCTCCTGGAGGGTGGAGGACAAGATCGTCCGCTGGTTGCAGCAAGTCTTCTCCCTGGAGCCCTGA
- a CDS encoding protein-L-isoaspartate(D-aspartate) O-methyltransferase, translating into MAVTSELKLTQARRRMVEAVRSGRGVEDSRVLAALLHVERHRFVEAALLDKAYGPYALPIGAGQKMPHPDTVAVMAEALRLRGTELVLEIGTGSGYQCALLARLSRQVCSLERDPELAERAAANLRALGVENARVRVGTNLRWPERTRFDAIHVSAAVPEVPGVLFDQLAPQGRLVLPMGRSPHQRLLLLVRHGETVSTANLGACRFQPLQGKAGGAAWTDPY; encoded by the coding sequence ATGGCAGTCACCTCCGAGCTGAAACTCACGCAAGCCCGGCGGCGCATGGTGGAAGCGGTGCGCTCGGGTCGCGGCGTCGAGGACAGCCGCGTCTTGGCAGCGTTGCTCCACGTGGAGCGCCATCGTTTCGTGGAAGCGGCGCTCCTGGACAAGGCCTACGGACCCTACGCGCTGCCCATCGGTGCGGGGCAAAAGATGCCGCACCCGGATACGGTGGCGGTGATGGCCGAGGCGCTGCGGCTGCGGGGGACGGAGCTCGTCCTCGAGATCGGCACCGGCAGTGGCTACCAATGCGCGTTGCTGGCACGCTTGTCGCGCCAAGTGTGCAGCCTGGAGCGCGACCCCGAGCTCGCCGAGCGCGCCGCCGCCAACCTTCGCGCCCTCGGGGTGGAGAACGCCCGCGTCCGCGTCGGCACCAACCTGCGCTGGCCCGAACGCACGCGCTTCGACGCCATCCACGTGAGTGCCGCCGTGCCGGAGGTTCCCGGTGTTCTCTTCGACCAGCTGGCGCCGCAGGGGCGGTTGGTGCTCCCCATGGGGCGCAGCCCGCACCAGCGCCTCCTTCTCTTGGTGCGCCACGGCGAGACCGTCTCCACCGCGAACCTCGGCGCTTGCCGCTTCCAGCCGCTGCAGGGCAAGGCGGGCGGCGCGGCCTGGACAGACCCCTACTGA
- a CDS encoding NAD(P)H-dependent glycerol-3-phosphate dehydrogenase, whose product MGELAILGAGSWGTALAVLLAPQAPWLWEHRPDRAAALQRQRENARYLPGVSLPGSVQVTHDLATAARASAALVIAVPSHAVRPLARRLAALPLPPQQIVVNAAKGLELETGKRLLEVLGEELPHSAPLVVSLVGPSHAEEVARGMPTTVVVAGSDESALRRVQDLFSTETFRVYTNTDAVGVELAVALKNVIAIAAGVMDGLGFGDNSRGALLTRGLAEMTRLGVALGARPETFAGLAGLGDLVTTATSRHSRNRNLGEAIGRGTSLATALAAIGQVAEGVGTTRAALQLARAHGVEMPITAQVHDILFEGKDPRLALRDLMLRAPKAETWSKARGVS is encoded by the coding sequence ATGGGAGAACTCGCCATCCTGGGAGCGGGAAGCTGGGGGACGGCGCTGGCCGTGCTCCTGGCGCCGCAGGCACCGTGGCTGTGGGAGCACCGCCCGGATCGCGCCGCGGCGCTGCAACGCCAGCGGGAGAACGCCCGCTACCTGCCCGGCGTCTCCCTTCCCGGCAGCGTGCAGGTGACCCACGATCTCGCCACGGCGGCACGAGCCAGTGCGGCGCTGGTGATCGCCGTGCCGTCCCACGCCGTGCGCCCGTTGGCCCGCCGGCTCGCCGCCCTGCCGCTGCCGCCGCAGCAGATCGTGGTCAATGCGGCCAAGGGACTCGAGCTCGAAACGGGGAAGCGCCTGCTGGAGGTGCTCGGCGAGGAGCTGCCACACTCAGCACCTCTGGTCGTCTCCTTGGTCGGACCGAGCCATGCCGAGGAGGTGGCGCGCGGCATGCCGACGACGGTGGTCGTCGCGGGGAGCGACGAGTCGGCGTTGCGTCGCGTGCAGGACCTCTTCAGCACCGAGACCTTCCGCGTCTACACCAACACCGACGCGGTCGGGGTCGAGCTCGCGGTGGCGCTGAAGAACGTCATCGCCATCGCTGCCGGCGTGATGGACGGCCTCGGCTTCGGCGACAATAGTCGCGGCGCCCTGCTCACCCGCGGTCTCGCCGAGATGACCCGTCTCGGCGTGGCGCTCGGCGCCCGCCCCGAGACCTTCGCCGGCCTCGCCGGCCTCGGTGACCTCGTCACCACGGCCACCAGTCGGCACAGCCGGAACCGCAACCTGGGCGAAGCCATCGGCAGGGGCACCTCGCTCGCCACCGCCCTCGCCGCCATCGGCCAGGTCGCGGAGGGTGTGGGCACGACGCGCGCAGCCCTGCAGCTCGCCCGCGCCCACGGCGTGGAAATGCCCATCACCGCCCAGGTGCACGACATTCTGTTCGAGGGCAAGGACCCTCGACTCGCGTTGCGTGACCTCATGCTTCGCGCCCCCAAAGCGGAGACGTGGAGCAAAGCGAGAGGAGTCTCATGA
- the plsY gene encoding glycerol-3-phosphate 1-O-acyltransferase PlsY has protein sequence MSAALALLLSYLVGTIPWSLLLARALGGVDLRRVGSGNLGATNVFRALGKWPALAVLALDAAKGVVPVLVCARLPGTPVPLGAEGFATLCGLAAIVGHMFPFYLGFRGGKGIATSAGVFASLEPVAFLICLGVFVLAFALSGGIVSLGSLLASLALPLVLAFQGVARGHVDGLRLGLVGLLVVMVWIRHAANIGRLLRGTEKGLLRRDRGAVPR, from the coding sequence ATGAGCGCCGCCCTCGCCCTGCTCCTTTCCTACCTGGTCGGGACCATCCCGTGGAGTCTGCTCCTGGCGCGGGCTCTGGGCGGCGTGGATCTGCGCCGCGTCGGCAGCGGCAATCTGGGAGCGACGAACGTGTTCCGCGCCCTGGGCAAGTGGCCGGCCCTGGCCGTGCTCGCCCTCGACGCCGCCAAGGGCGTGGTCCCGGTGCTGGTGTGCGCGCGTCTGCCGGGCACTCCCGTACCACTCGGAGCCGAGGGTTTCGCCACCCTCTGCGGCCTGGCCGCCATCGTCGGTCACATGTTCCCGTTCTATCTCGGTTTCCGCGGCGGCAAGGGCATCGCCACTTCCGCGGGCGTCTTCGCCTCTCTCGAGCCCGTGGCTTTCCTGATCTGCCTTGGGGTGTTCGTTCTCGCCTTCGCACTGAGCGGCGGCATCGTTTCTCTCGGCAGCTTGCTCGCCTCGCTGGCGCTGCCCTTGGTGCTCGCTTTCCAAGGTGTCGCCCGCGGTCATGTCGACGGCCTGCGCTTGGGACTCGTCGGCCTCCTCGTCGTCATGGTGTGGATTCGTCACGCCGCCAACATCGGCCGCTTGCTGCGCGGCACCGAGAAAGGTCTCTTGCGCCGCGATCGCGGCGCCGTGCCGCGCTGA
- the surE gene encoding 5'/3'-nucleotidase SurE, with amino-acid sequence MRFLLTNDDGIRAAGLAALERTVAGLGEVHVVAPDRERSGSGHSLTLDQPLRLASLDATHHAVSGTPTDAVLLAVEKLLPQRPDWVLSGINHGPNMGEDVTYSGTVAAAIEATILGIPAIAVSLVGREGLLFDAMQPLLRPLLQALLRFPLGRNRLLNVNIPNLPAERIRGVRVTRLGSRQYLDSVVEQQDPRGRRYYWVGGTGPEWAEDSHSDASAVQQEYVSVTPLMIDLTDYRSLVELEAFVETWQSPPS; translated from the coding sequence ATGCGCTTCCTGCTCACCAACGACGATGGCATCCGCGCCGCGGGCCTCGCCGCGCTCGAGCGCACCGTGGCCGGGCTCGGGGAGGTCCACGTCGTGGCTCCCGACCGCGAACGCAGCGGCTCCGGCCACTCCTTGACCCTGGACCAACCGTTGCGCCTCGCCAGCCTCGATGCCACGCACCACGCCGTGTCGGGGACACCTACCGACGCGGTGCTGCTCGCGGTGGAGAAGCTGCTGCCGCAGCGCCCCGATTGGGTCCTCTCCGGCATCAACCACGGTCCCAACATGGGAGAGGACGTCACCTATTCCGGCACCGTGGCGGCCGCCATCGAGGCAACGATCCTGGGGATCCCCGCCATTGCCGTCTCCCTGGTGGGCCGGGAGGGGCTGCTCTTCGACGCCATGCAACCGCTGCTGCGCCCATTGCTCCAGGCCTTGCTGCGCTTCCCCTTGGGGCGCAATCGCCTGCTCAACGTCAACATTCCCAATCTGCCGGCCGAGCGCATCCGCGGCGTGCGCGTCACCCGGCTCGGCTCGCGGCAGTACCTGGACAGCGTCGTGGAACAGCAGGACCCGCGCGGCCGTCGATACTATTGGGTCGGCGGCACCGGGCCCGAGTGGGCAGAGGACAGCCATTCGGATGCATCGGCGGTGCAACAGGAGTATGTTTCGGTGACGCCGCTGATGATCGATCTCACCGACTACCGGTCGCTCGTGGAGTTGGAGGCGTTTGTCGAAACATGGCAGTCACCTCCGAGCTGA
- the der gene encoding ribosome biogenesis GTPase Der — protein sequence MRRATVAIVGRPNVGKSTLFNRMLRRREALVHDLPGVTRDRHYGATTWNDRPFYVVDTGGLLPRASEGMEALVRESALVALDEADVLVVVVDGRTGATDLDLELAGLVLRRGKPALLAVNKCEFGHSVEQSSEFWKLGMGEPLPVSALHGDGTAELLDRVVELLPPERSADSDSQADLAVAIVGRPNVGKSSLVNALLGEDRLLVSAEPGTTRDSIDSRLHWHGHTLALVDTAGLRRRSRVTAAVETFSALRTLRSIERADVCLLLLDASQQLAQQDTRIGGRIHRAGKGLVLCFNKWDLVEKDAHTAAAYVRIAQAEFFFARYAPVLCVSATTGQRLGKLLDTAWEVGETRARALTTAQINRVLEEATRRRPPHFHAGGNGHVKYGLQVGVKPPRFALYVNNPLYFDRSYLRYLNNTLRDAFPFPGTPLRIELRASAEAS from the coding sequence GTGAGGCGCGCAACAGTGGCCATCGTCGGGCGGCCCAACGTCGGCAAGTCCACGCTCTTCAACCGCATGCTGCGGCGGCGCGAGGCTCTCGTCCACGACCTCCCGGGCGTCACCCGGGACCGCCACTACGGTGCCACCACCTGGAACGACCGCCCCTTCTACGTCGTCGATACCGGCGGACTCTTACCCCGGGCGAGCGAAGGGATGGAGGCGCTGGTGCGGGAGAGCGCCCTCGTGGCCCTCGACGAGGCGGATGTGCTCGTCGTCGTCGTCGATGGACGCACTGGCGCCACGGACCTCGACCTGGAGCTCGCCGGACTGGTACTGCGGCGCGGCAAGCCGGCGCTGCTCGCGGTGAACAAGTGCGAGTTCGGCCACAGCGTCGAGCAGTCGAGCGAGTTCTGGAAGCTGGGTATGGGAGAACCCTTGCCGGTTTCCGCCCTGCACGGCGACGGCACCGCGGAGCTCCTGGACCGCGTGGTGGAGCTCTTGCCGCCGGAGCGCAGTGCGGATAGCGACAGCCAGGCCGACCTCGCCGTCGCCATCGTCGGCCGGCCGAACGTGGGGAAGAGCTCACTCGTCAACGCCCTCCTGGGGGAAGACCGCTTGCTCGTGTCGGCCGAACCGGGGACGACGCGGGACAGCATCGATTCGCGCCTGCACTGGCACGGCCACACCCTGGCACTCGTCGACACGGCGGGATTGCGGCGGCGGTCGCGCGTCACCGCCGCGGTCGAGACCTTCAGCGCCTTGCGCACCTTGCGCAGCATCGAGCGCGCCGATGTCTGCCTGCTCCTTCTCGACGCCAGCCAGCAGCTAGCGCAGCAGGACACGCGCATTGGTGGCCGCATCCACCGCGCCGGCAAGGGCCTGGTGCTCTGCTTCAACAAATGGGACCTGGTGGAGAAAGATGCGCACACCGCCGCGGCCTACGTGCGGATCGCGCAGGCGGAGTTCTTCTTCGCGCGTTACGCGCCGGTGTTGTGCGTCTCGGCCACGACCGGGCAGCGCCTGGGCAAGCTCCTCGACACCGCCTGGGAAGTGGGGGAGACGCGGGCCCGCGCCCTCACCACCGCGCAGATCAATCGCGTCCTAGAGGAAGCGACGCGACGGCGACCACCGCATTTCCACGCCGGCGGCAACGGTCACGTGAAGTACGGGCTGCAGGTCGGGGTGAAGCCGCCGCGCTTCGCCTTGTACGTGAACAACCCGCTCTACTTCGACCGCTCTTACTTGCGTTACCTGAACAACACCCTGCGCGATGCTTTCCCCTTTCCCGGAACGCCGCTCCGGATCGAGCTGCGCGCCAGCGCGGAGGCCTCATGA
- a CDS encoding adenine phosphoribosyltransferase has translation MFDREQVVRQLAARVRSIPDFPSPGILFRDITPILNDADSYRAAVDLFVETWRSREVEVCAGIESRGFLFAAPLALALGTGFVPIRKSGKLPAAKFERSYALEYGTATLEMHQDAVRPGQRVLLLDDLLATGGTAHAACQLVESAGGRVLEVAFLIELTALGGRQQLAGRTVTSFLRY, from the coding sequence GTGTTCGACCGCGAGCAGGTGGTGCGTCAGTTGGCCGCACGCGTGCGCTCCATTCCCGACTTCCCCTCGCCCGGGATCCTCTTCCGCGACATCACCCCCATCTTGAACGATGCGGATTCGTACCGTGCTGCCGTGGATCTCTTCGTCGAGACCTGGCGCAGCCGCGAGGTCGAGGTCTGCGCCGGCATCGAGTCGCGGGGCTTCCTCTTCGCCGCTCCACTGGCGCTCGCTCTCGGCACCGGCTTCGTCCCCATCCGCAAGAGCGGCAAGCTCCCGGCGGCGAAGTTCGAGCGCTCCTATGCGCTCGAGTACGGCACTGCCACCCTGGAGATGCACCAGGACGCCGTGCGCCCGGGGCAACGCGTTCTGCTCCTCGACGACCTCCTGGCCACCGGTGGCACGGCCCACGCCGCCTGCCAGCTGGTGGAGAGCGCCGGAGGCCGGGTGCTCGAGGTCGCCTTCCTCATCGAGCTCACCGCGCTCGGCGGACGGCAGCAGCTCGCCGGCCGCACCGTGACCAGCTTCCTGCGATACTAG